A portion of the Geoalkalibacter ferrihydriticus DSM 17813 genome contains these proteins:
- a CDS encoding insulinase family protein, with translation MPETPRVGERLHGFEVTAVTLLREINITLVELRHLTTGAHMVHLANEDPNNLFAIGLRTTPRDSTGVAHILEHTALCGSRRYPVRDPFFSMLRRSLNTFMNALTSSDWTLYPFASMNQKDFCNLMDIYLDAVFFPRLDEMNFRQEGHRLEFADPEDPTSPLEFKGVVYNEMKGAMADPSSLMGRRLNRHLFPTQTYHYNSGGEPAEIPDLTHQALMDFHAAYYHPSNAWFFSYGNLPLQDHLKTIEKRALAEFEPRTVASKVQPEQRYDAPRRSTETFPVAKDEPMERRSMVQVAWLTCDISDSFERLALDLLSVLLLGNPAAPLYKALLDSRLGTNLAPGSGYHDDYRTTLFAAGLQGTDPEQTEAIEAVVLDTLAEVARKGFSRERIEGVIHRFEFGHREVTGDSYPYPLMLCMRMLGPWMHCADAVSPLQIATHLDRLRKELDGGPFFENLIRRHLLDNPHRVTLTLRPDPQQKQREEQQTATRLAEIREKLTPAEEQEIIEQARRLKEAQEAEEDLSCLPTLELSDIPAEEASVPSTRGTQNGLPVQWFDQPTNGIGYFIAHLDAGTLDPAHQPYLPLFCSLLTQIGAAGLNYMEMAERIEAGTGGISASTEVLENPEDPRQFQALVQIRGKALVRNQDKLFAILADIFSAPDFSDKERLRTVLGQIKTSLENSIPSAGHSYAARAAAASLSPAARLRETWSGLELIALAKKAAELKDDALEEFAARMQTIAGELLRRNHLSCAVVAEERHFEELRPALGTFLGSIPEGTQKAANAPAFTATPARLGVIASVPVSFVTRVFPTAPYTHDDSGGLLVLAKLLRAGYLHREVREKGGAYGGMASANPETGLMSLLSYRDPHLSRTLRVYDEAAHWAADGRFNDQDIKEAILAVFADLDKPLSPGGRGFREFANTRQGLTLDMRQDLRRKVLATDRATLQRLAQTYLVEGRARSAVSVLAGEDLLQKANGELGEEGLEIRRI, from the coding sequence ATGCCTGAAACACCCCGCGTCGGTGAACGCCTGCACGGTTTCGAAGTCACCGCGGTAACCCTGCTGCGCGAGATCAACATCACCCTCGTTGAACTGCGGCACCTGACAACCGGTGCCCACATGGTGCATCTGGCCAATGAAGATCCCAACAACCTGTTCGCCATCGGCCTGCGCACCACGCCCCGGGACTCCACCGGCGTCGCCCACATACTTGAACACACGGCCCTGTGCGGCTCACGCCGCTACCCGGTGCGCGATCCTTTTTTCTCCATGTTGCGGCGCAGTCTCAACACCTTCATGAATGCCCTGACCTCCAGCGACTGGACGCTCTATCCCTTCGCCAGCATGAACCAGAAAGATTTCTGCAACCTGATGGATATTTATCTCGACGCGGTGTTCTTTCCGCGCCTGGATGAGATGAATTTTCGCCAGGAGGGCCATCGCCTCGAATTCGCCGATCCCGAGGATCCGACATCACCGCTTGAATTCAAAGGGGTGGTTTACAACGAGATGAAAGGGGCCATGGCCGACCCCTCGTCTCTCATGGGACGCCGCCTTAACCGGCACCTGTTTCCCACCCAGACCTACCACTACAATTCCGGGGGCGAACCTGCCGAAATCCCCGATCTGACCCACCAGGCTCTGATGGACTTCCATGCCGCCTATTATCATCCGAGCAACGCCTGGTTTTTCAGCTACGGCAATCTGCCCTTGCAAGACCACCTCAAAACCATCGAAAAACGCGCCCTGGCCGAGTTTGAGCCACGCACCGTCGCCTCCAAGGTGCAGCCCGAACAGCGCTACGATGCGCCGCGGCGCAGCACTGAAACTTTTCCTGTCGCCAAGGACGAACCCATGGAGCGACGCTCGATGGTACAGGTGGCCTGGTTGACCTGCGACATTTCCGACAGCTTTGAGCGGCTGGCGCTGGATCTGCTTTCGGTTCTGCTGCTCGGCAATCCGGCGGCACCCCTGTACAAGGCGTTGCTCGATTCGCGCCTGGGCACCAATCTGGCGCCGGGATCAGGCTACCATGACGACTACCGCACCACATTGTTCGCCGCTGGCCTGCAGGGGACCGATCCCGAACAGACCGAGGCCATCGAGGCGGTCGTGCTTGACACCCTGGCCGAGGTCGCACGCAAGGGTTTCTCGCGCGAGCGTATCGAGGGCGTGATTCATCGCTTCGAGTTCGGGCACCGGGAAGTGACCGGCGACAGCTACCCCTATCCCCTGATGCTGTGCATGCGTATGCTCGGTCCCTGGATGCACTGCGCCGATGCTGTATCGCCGCTGCAGATCGCGACTCACCTTGACCGGCTGCGCAAAGAGCTGGACGGCGGACCTTTCTTTGAAAATCTCATCCGGCGCCACCTACTCGACAACCCGCACCGCGTCACCCTGACATTGCGTCCCGACCCCCAGCAGAAACAGCGGGAAGAGCAGCAGACCGCGACGCGTCTGGCGGAAATCCGGGAAAAACTGACCCCTGCGGAAGAACAGGAAATCATCGAGCAGGCACGCCGTCTCAAGGAGGCTCAGGAAGCCGAGGAAGATCTCTCCTGTCTGCCGACCCTGGAACTCAGCGACATCCCCGCCGAGGAAGCATCGGTGCCTTCGACCCGCGGCACGCAAAACGGCCTGCCGGTGCAGTGGTTCGATCAGCCGACCAACGGCATCGGTTATTTCATTGCCCATCTTGATGCCGGAACGCTTGACCCCGCTCATCAGCCCTACCTGCCGCTATTCTGCTCCCTGCTCACCCAGATTGGCGCAGCGGGGCTGAACTACATGGAGATGGCCGAACGCATCGAAGCCGGCACCGGTGGCATCTCCGCATCGACGGAGGTTCTCGAAAACCCCGAGGACCCCAGACAGTTTCAGGCTCTGGTGCAGATCCGCGGCAAAGCGCTGGTGCGCAATCAGGACAAACTCTTCGCTATCCTCGCGGATATTTTCTCCGCCCCCGATTTCAGCGACAAAGAGCGCCTGCGCACAGTCCTCGGCCAGATCAAAACCTCCCTGGAAAACTCCATCCCCTCGGCCGGGCACAGTTACGCCGCCCGTGCCGCCGCGGCCAGCCTGAGCCCGGCCGCGCGCCTGCGGGAAACCTGGTCGGGACTGGAGCTGATCGCCCTGGCGAAAAAGGCGGCAGAATTGAAGGATGACGCCCTGGAGGAGTTCGCCGCGCGCATGCAGACTATCGCCGGCGAACTGCTGCGCCGCAATCATTTGAGCTGCGCGGTGGTTGCTGAAGAACGCCATTTTGAAGAGCTGCGGCCAGCGCTCGGTACGTTTCTCGGCAGCATCCCGGAAGGAACGCAAAAAGCAGCGAACGCCCCGGCTTTTACCGCGACACCGGCGCGCCTCGGGGTGATCGCTTCGGTACCGGTCTCTTTCGTCACCCGGGTGTTCCCCACTGCGCCTTATACCCACGATGACAGCGGCGGCTTGCTGGTCCTGGCCAAACTGCTGCGCGCAGGCTACCTGCATCGCGAAGTTCGGGAAAAGGGCGGTGCCTATGGCGGCATGGCTTCGGCCAATCCGGAAACCGGTCTGATGTCTTTGCTCTCCTACCGCGACCCCCACCTGTCACGCACCCTGCGGGTCTACGACGAGGCGGCACACTGGGCGGCAGACGGACGGTTCAACGACCAGGATATTAAAGAGGCGATTCTGGCAGTCTTTGCCGATCTCGACAAGCCCCTGTCTCCCGGGGGCCGCGGCTTCCGCGAATTTGCCAATACCCGCCAGGGCTTGACCCTGGACATGCGCCAGGACTTACGCCGCAAGGTTCTGGCGACGGATCGGGCCACCTTGCAGCGTCTGGCGCAAACCTATCTGGTTGAAGGCCGCGCGCGCAGCGCCGTTTCGGTGCTCGCGGGAGAAGATCTCCTGCAAAAGGCCAATGGAGAGTTGGGCGAGGAAGGTTTGGAGATTCGCAGGATCTGA
- the purE gene encoding 5-(carboxyamino)imidazole ribonucleotide mutase: MNQPAVGIIMGSDSDLPVMEKAAEALKALGVSYEITIVSAHRTPQRMYEYAQTAQQRGLDVIIAGAGGAAHLPGMVAALTPLPVIGVPVNATTLQGLDALLSIAQMPGGVPVATVAINNAFNAGILAARILGIKHPQIRQAVLRYMEEQEARVLEKAAALEKKNQN; the protein is encoded by the coding sequence ATGAACCAGCCAGCAGTTGGTATCATCATGGGCAGCGATTCGGATCTCCCGGTCATGGAAAAAGCCGCAGAGGCCCTCAAGGCGTTGGGCGTTTCTTATGAAATAACCATCGTCTCGGCCCATCGCACCCCGCAACGGATGTATGAATATGCGCAGACCGCCCAGCAGCGTGGTCTGGACGTGATCATCGCCGGAGCCGGCGGCGCCGCCCATCTGCCCGGCATGGTCGCCGCCCTCACGCCGCTGCCGGTCATCGGCGTCCCGGTCAATGCCACCACCCTGCAGGGCCTCGATGCACTGCTCTCCATTGCGCAAATGCCAGGGGGCGTGCCGGTGGCGACCGTTGCCATCAACAACGCCTTCAACGCCGGCATTCTCGCCGCGCGCATCCTCGGCATCAAACACCCGCAGATCCGCCAGGCCGTCCTTCGCTACATGGAGGAGCAGGAAGCGCGGGTGCTGGAAAAGGCAGCGGCACTGGAAAAGAAAAACCAGAACTAA
- a CDS encoding 5-(carboxyamino)imidazole ribonucleotide synthase — protein MADMNWEKTPRTASRHPYPLMRVGIIGGGQLAKMLALEASKLGFSIDVLDPAPDAPAGRLAERQVTGGYFDAAKLQELVAGCQVTTYDIEHIDAGEMRRLELAGHTIHPSPGILEIIQDKLHQKLVLEQAGLPVPRFERMDKPDPTLMEEFGFPLVQKARRGGYDGKGVFVLRDAAEAAQAYTGESMLESMVDIDKELAVMVACGAGGEVRCYPVVEMLFDNRSNLLDLLLAPARISAEQTARAQELAMQAAQAFEGLRGVFGVEMFLTRSGEILINEVAPRPHNSGHYTIEACVTSQYEQHLRAISGLPLGSTELLVPAVMVNLLGAPGANGRPCIVGLEDAMAIEGATIHIYGKEQVRPMRKMGHAVIVDQDIDQALAKADKLKSVLHIIGSEEA, from the coding sequence ATGGCAGATATGAATTGGGAAAAAACGCCGCGCACGGCCAGCCGCCATCCTTACCCTCTCATGCGTGTGGGAATCATCGGTGGCGGTCAGCTGGCCAAGATGCTGGCCCTGGAAGCAAGTAAACTGGGCTTCTCCATCGACGTCCTCGATCCGGCCCCCGATGCTCCGGCCGGACGGTTGGCCGAACGCCAGGTGACCGGCGGCTATTTTGACGCCGCAAAACTGCAGGAACTGGTCGCAGGCTGTCAGGTGACGACTTACGACATCGAACACATCGATGCCGGCGAAATGCGCAGGCTCGAGCTTGCCGGCCACACCATCCATCCTTCTCCCGGCATTCTGGAAATTATTCAGGACAAGCTTCATCAGAAACTGGTTCTCGAGCAGGCCGGGTTGCCCGTGCCACGCTTTGAGCGCATGGACAAGCCCGATCCGACCCTTATGGAAGAGTTCGGTTTTCCCCTGGTGCAGAAGGCACGGCGCGGCGGTTACGACGGCAAGGGCGTTTTCGTTCTGCGCGATGCCGCCGAAGCCGCCCAGGCGTACACGGGCGAATCCATGCTTGAGAGCATGGTCGATATCGACAAGGAACTGGCGGTGATGGTGGCCTGCGGCGCCGGGGGAGAGGTGCGCTGCTATCCGGTGGTCGAAATGCTTTTCGACAACCGTTCCAATCTGCTGGATCTGCTTCTCGCGCCGGCCCGCATCAGTGCCGAGCAGACCGCACGGGCGCAGGAACTGGCCATGCAGGCCGCACAGGCTTTTGAAGGTTTGCGTGGCGTCTTCGGCGTGGAAATGTTTCTGACCAGATCCGGAGAAATTCTGATCAACGAAGTCGCTCCGCGCCCGCACAATTCGGGTCACTACACCATTGAAGCCTGCGTGACCAGCCAGTACGAACAGCATCTGCGGGCCATCAGCGGGCTGCCCCTGGGTTCGACGGAACTGCTTGTCCCGGCGGTGATGGTCAATCTGCTCGGCGCCCCCGGCGCCAACGGTCGACCCTGCATCGTCGGGCTCGAAGATGCCATGGCCATCGAAGGTGCGACAATCCATATTTACGGCAAAGAGCAGGTGCGGCCCATGCGCAAAATGGGGCACGCCGTCATCGTCGATCAGGATATCGATCAGGCCCTCGCCAAGGCCGACAAACTCAAATCTGTTCTCCATATCATCGGGTCGGAGGAAGCATGA
- the can gene encoding carbonate dehydratase: MKKLQDLFDKNREWAAGRTRLDPDFFGRLSRQQAPKYLWIGCSDSRVPANEIVGLDSGELFVHRNVANVVVHTDFNCLSVIQYAVEVLKVDHIIVCGHYGCGGIKTALGGSQFGLIDNWLRHIKDVYTLHRRRLDEITDEQERLDRLCEINVAQQVANVAHSTIVQNAWTRGDSLSVHGWIYSLSDGLLKDLGLSVDGPGQVPVIYRMGEGDCC; encoded by the coding sequence GTGAAAAAACTTCAAGATCTCTTTGACAAAAACCGTGAATGGGCCGCGGGGCGCACTCGCCTTGATCCTGATTTTTTCGGGCGTCTCAGCCGCCAGCAGGCGCCCAAATACTTATGGATCGGCTGTTCCGACAGCCGTGTACCGGCCAACGAGATCGTTGGACTTGATTCCGGCGAACTGTTTGTGCACCGCAATGTGGCCAATGTGGTGGTGCATACCGATTTCAACTGTCTGTCCGTTATCCAGTACGCCGTCGAGGTGCTCAAGGTCGATCACATTATCGTTTGTGGCCATTACGGCTGCGGCGGCATCAAGACTGCCCTGGGCGGCAGTCAGTTCGGGTTGATCGATAACTGGCTGCGCCATATCAAGGATGTTTACACCCTGCATCGCCGCCGCCTTGATGAAATCACCGACGAACAAGAGCGCCTCGATCGACTGTGCGAAATCAATGTCGCCCAGCAGGTGGCCAACGTCGCGCACAGCACCATTGTGCAGAATGCCTGGACGCGCGGCGATTCCCTCAGTGTTCACGGCTGGATCTATTCCCTGTCCGACGGCCTGCTCAAAGATCTCGGACTGAGCGTCGATGGCCCCGGGCAGGTGCCGGTCATTTATCGTATGGGCGAGGGTGATTGCTGCTGA
- the wrbA gene encoding NAD(P)H:quinone oxidoreductase: MSVKINVIFYSMYGHVYRMAEAVAEGVREVSGCEANLLQVSELVPDEALEKSGAKKAREAFAHVPTAKVDDLAAADALIFGTPTRFGNMAAQMRNYLDQTSSLWMSGALVGKVSSVFASTASQHGGQETTITSFHTTLLHLGMIVVGVPYSEQRLLNMSEITGGTPYGATTLADADGSRQPSENELAIARFQGRHVAQIAKKLKG; this comes from the coding sequence ATGAGCGTCAAGATCAATGTCATTTTTTACAGTATGTATGGCCACGTTTACCGCATGGCCGAGGCCGTCGCCGAAGGCGTGCGCGAGGTGTCCGGGTGCGAGGCCAATCTGCTCCAAGTTTCGGAACTGGTGCCTGATGAGGCCCTGGAAAAATCCGGCGCGAAAAAGGCGCGTGAGGCTTTTGCCCATGTCCCCACAGCCAAGGTCGACGATCTGGCCGCCGCCGACGCACTCATTTTCGGCACGCCGACGCGCTTCGGCAACATGGCGGCGCAGATGCGCAATTACCTTGACCAGACCTCGTCGCTGTGGATGAGCGGCGCTCTGGTCGGCAAGGTCAGCAGCGTATTTGCCTCGACAGCCAGCCAGCACGGCGGCCAGGAAACCACCATTACCAGTTTTCATACCACCTTGCTGCATCTCGGCATGATCGTCGTCGGCGTGCCCTACAGCGAACAGCGCCTGCTCAACATGAGTGAAATCACCGGCGGCACGCCCTACGGCGCGACCACTCTGGCCGATGCCGACGGCTCGCGCCAACCGAGCGAAAACGAGCTGGCCATTGCCCGCTTCCAGGGCCGCCATGTGGCGCAGATCGCCAAAAAACTCAAAGGCTGA
- a CDS encoding ATP-binding cassette domain-containing protein, which translates to MALITLHQLSLAFGAAPLLDEATLAIGERERICLLGRNGAGKSTLMRVINGDLPPDAGEIMRRQGLRTALVAQEVPAGIEGNVFDVVAGGLGEQAALFAAFHRVSRGLAQETSPELLDELGRLQKRLEETGGWELHQRAEQVISHLQLPAEDQFATLSGGLKRRVMLGRALVADPDILLLDEPTNHLDLETIAWLEDFLQRRDKTLVFVTHDRAFLRRVATRIVELDRGHLSSWECDYDTYLVRREEQLAAEEKQRAEFDKKLAREEAWVRQGIKARRTRNMGRVRALQQLRADRRARRERSGTAALQVQEGERSGRMVIEADNISYAWDEQPLIRDFSTSILRGDKVGIIGPNGSGKTTLLQLLLGELAPEQGRVKHGTNLQIAYFDQLRTQLDENRTVHENVAEGNDWVEVGGQRRHVMGYLQDFLFPPERARSPVRTLSGGERNRLLLARLFTRPANLLVLDEPTNDLDLETLELLEDLLVEFSGTVLLVSHDRAFLDNVVTSTLVLEGEGRVGEYVGGYEDWLRQRPAIPLPEKAEEAKPERRSPKERPRKLSFKEKKELEDLPRRIEELEKEQAEIHARLSDPAFYRAGGGDSAAMQARLAAVEDALAVCYGRWEELEALA; encoded by the coding sequence ATGGCTCTGATCACCCTTCACCAGTTGTCCCTGGCCTTTGGCGCGGCGCCCCTGCTCGATGAAGCAACCCTGGCTATCGGCGAGCGTGAGCGCATCTGCCTGCTGGGCCGTAACGGTGCCGGTAAATCGACCCTGATGCGCGTGATCAATGGCGATCTGCCGCCCGATGCGGGCGAGATCATGCGCCGTCAGGGTCTGCGTACCGCACTGGTGGCGCAGGAAGTCCCCGCGGGGATTGAAGGCAACGTTTTTGACGTGGTGGCTGGCGGACTTGGGGAGCAGGCCGCCTTATTTGCGGCTTTTCATCGCGTCAGCCGCGGATTGGCACAGGAAACCTCGCCGGAATTGCTCGACGAACTCGGACGTTTGCAGAAACGTCTGGAGGAAACCGGCGGTTGGGAATTGCATCAGCGCGCCGAACAGGTCATCAGTCACCTGCAATTGCCGGCCGAAGATCAGTTCGCCACGCTCTCTGGCGGCCTCAAGCGTCGCGTCATGCTCGGCCGCGCCCTGGTGGCCGATCCCGATATTCTGTTGCTCGACGAGCCGACCAACCATCTGGATCTCGAAACCATCGCCTGGCTTGAAGACTTTCTCCAGCGGCGCGACAAGACGCTGGTCTTTGTTACCCACGACCGTGCCTTTCTGCGCCGCGTGGCGACCCGTATCGTCGAACTGGACCGCGGCCACCTCTCAAGTTGGGAGTGCGACTACGACACCTATCTCGTGCGCCGCGAAGAGCAGCTTGCCGCTGAAGAAAAGCAGCGGGCCGAATTCGATAAAAAACTGGCCCGTGAAGAAGCCTGGGTGCGTCAGGGCATTAAAGCCCGCCGGACCCGCAATATGGGGCGGGTGCGTGCCTTGCAGCAATTGCGCGCCGACCGCCGCGCCCGCCGCGAGCGCAGCGGTACAGCCGCCCTGCAGGTGCAGGAGGGCGAGCGCAGCGGCCGCATGGTGATCGAAGCCGACAACATCTCCTATGCCTGGGATGAACAACCGCTCATTCGTGATTTTTCCACCTCCATTTTACGCGGCGACAAGGTGGGCATTATCGGCCCCAACGGCTCGGGAAAAACCACCTTGCTGCAACTGCTGCTCGGTGAACTTGCGCCCGAGCAGGGACGGGTCAAGCACGGAACCAATCTGCAGATCGCCTATTTCGACCAGTTGCGTACCCAGCTTGACGAGAACCGCACGGTGCACGAAAATGTCGCCGAAGGCAACGACTGGGTCGAGGTGGGTGGCCAACGGCGTCATGTCATGGGTTATCTGCAGGACTTTCTTTTTCCCCCTGAACGCGCCCGCTCCCCGGTGCGCACCCTGTCCGGCGGCGAACGCAACCGCCTGTTGCTGGCCAGGCTCTTTACCCGCCCTGCCAATCTGCTGGTGCTCGACGAGCCGACCAACGATCTGGATCTCGAAACCCTCGAACTGCTCGAAGATCTGCTCGTCGAATTTTCCGGCACGGTGTTGCTGGTCAGCCATGATCGCGCCTTTCTCGACAATGTGGTGACCAGCACCCTGGTGCTTGAAGGAGAAGGGCGGGTCGGAGAGTACGTCGGCGGTTACGAAGACTGGCTGCGCCAGCGTCCCGCGATCCCCCTGCCGGAAAAAGCCGAAGAAGCCAAGCCTGAGCGGCGCTCCCCCAAGGAGCGCCCGCGCAAGCTCAGCTTCAAGGAGAAAAAGGAGTTGGAGGATCTGCCGCGGCGCATCGAGGAACTGGAAAAAGAGCAGGCCGAAATCCATGCCCGCCTCTCCGATCCCGCATTTTACCGCGCCGGCGGTGGCGATTCGGCCGCCATGCAGGCGCGGCTGGCTGCCGTTGAGGACGCATTGGCTGTCTGTTACGGACGCTGGGAGGAGTTGGAGGCGTTGGCATAG
- a CDS encoding transcriptional regulator, translating into MANSPRKPTTPPVARETIRHALSALLRDGRFSAKEISAALGIREKDVYSHLDHIRRSLQTGDEELETTPAECRSCGFVFAKRERLTPPGKCPMCRKEAISDPLFRIVRE; encoded by the coding sequence ATGGCGAATTCTCCGCGCAAACCGACCACGCCGCCCGTGGCCCGCGAAACCATCCGCCACGCCCTCAGCGCCCTGCTCAGAGACGGCCGTTTCTCGGCCAAGGAAATCTCAGCGGCCTTGGGCATCCGCGAAAAGGACGTCTACAGCCACCTCGACCATATTCGCCGCAGCCTTCAGACTGGCGATGAAGAACTCGAAACAACGCCTGCTGAATGCCGCTCCTGTGGCTTTGTCTTCGCCAAACGGGAACGCCTCACGCCCCCTGGCAAATGCCCGATGTGCCGCAAGGAAGCGATCAGCGATCCGCTCTTTCGAATTGTCCGGGAATAG
- a CDS encoding RsmB/NOP family class I SAM-dependent RNA methyltransferase has product MSPSLPELPEEFTALLAQVVPVARHKQVMASFAAVKPVTFRANTIKTSAAQLRAELEQAGFAPRPISWCPEAFALAHEAKRALTETPAFYEGRLYIQNLASMLAPLALDPQPGETVLDLAAAPGGKASQIAALMGNEGRLSVVEAIKPRFFRLKANLDQQGVAIARAFLMDGRLVGRKCPQMFDRILLDAPCSSEARFTRLDPQSWGHWSPRKVKETARKQKGLIAAAWTALKPGGTLVYCTCSFSPEENEKIVHNLLRRNEDAVIVPWTPAIDNLQAGLTSWQGKELRPEVANTLRVLPDGMMDGFYLAKIRKAD; this is encoded by the coding sequence ATGTCCCCTTCCCTGCCCGAACTGCCCGAGGAATTCACCGCCCTGCTGGCCCAAGTCGTGCCCGTCGCGCGACACAAACAAGTCATGGCCAGCTTTGCCGCCGTCAAGCCGGTAACCTTCCGCGCCAACACCATCAAAACCAGCGCCGCGCAGTTGCGCGCGGAATTGGAACAGGCCGGTTTCGCGCCGCGGCCCATCTCCTGGTGTCCCGAGGCTTTCGCCTTGGCCCACGAGGCCAAGCGGGCGCTGACTGAAACACCGGCCTTCTACGAGGGGCGTCTCTACATCCAGAATCTCGCCAGCATGCTTGCGCCCCTGGCCCTGGATCCCCAGCCCGGTGAGACGGTTCTCGATCTCGCCGCCGCGCCCGGCGGCAAAGCCTCGCAGATTGCGGCGCTGATGGGCAACGAAGGACGCCTCTCGGTGGTCGAGGCCATCAAGCCGCGATTTTTCCGTCTCAAAGCCAATCTTGACCAGCAGGGCGTTGCCATCGCCCGCGCCTTTCTCATGGACGGTCGCCTGGTAGGGCGCAAATGCCCGCAGATGTTCGACCGCATACTGCTCGATGCACCCTGCTCGTCCGAAGCGCGCTTTACGCGCCTTGATCCGCAAAGCTGGGGGCACTGGAGTCCGCGCAAGGTCAAGGAAACGGCGCGCAAACAGAAAGGCCTCATTGCCGCCGCCTGGACCGCCCTCAAACCGGGCGGCACCCTGGTCTACTGCACCTGCTCCTTTTCGCCCGAAGAAAACGAGAAGATAGTGCATAACCTGCTGCGCAGAAATGAGGACGCGGTGATCGTGCCCTGGACGCCTGCCATCGACAATCTGCAGGCGGGCCTGACCAGCTGGCAGGGCAAGGAGTTACGCCCGGAGGTGGCCAACACCCTGCGCGTGCTTCCGGATGGGATGATGGACGGGTTTTATCTGGCGAAAATCCGTAAAGCGGATTAA
- a CDS encoding TraR/DksA family transcriptional regulator, with translation MGKGEMSGYRPSEQEPYMHPRQLAFFQERLLSWRRMLQSEDYLSLQRLRREKDRSSDPIDQGVQESEQHFDFEQRCRNLKLLEQINAALERIEEGTYGFCEESGEEIGLRRLVALPLARCSIEAQESIERAERFRRQNNLG, from the coding sequence GTGGGCAAAGGTGAAATGAGCGGCTACCGACCCAGCGAGCAGGAACCCTACATGCATCCACGTCAGTTGGCTTTTTTTCAGGAGCGACTGCTGAGTTGGCGGCGGATGCTACAAAGTGAGGACTACTTAAGCCTCCAGCGGCTGCGGCGCGAAAAAGATCGCAGTTCGGACCCCATCGACCAGGGTGTTCAGGAAAGCGAGCAGCACTTTGATTTCGAGCAACGTTGTCGTAACCTTAAGCTTTTGGAGCAGATCAATGCGGCCTTGGAGCGGATCGAGGAGGGCACCTACGGTTTTTGCGAAGAGAGCGGGGAGGAGATCGGCCTGCGCCGCCTGGTGGCCCTGCCCCTGGCTCGATGTTCTATAGAGGCGCAGGAATCGATCGAGCGCGCAGAGCGTTTTCGTCGGCAGAATAATCTGGGTTGA